In one window of Tellurirhabdus rosea DNA:
- a CDS encoding CocE/NonD family hydrolase produces MRTQLLAFLLLLLLLPACAQTSSQSVRDRYQKYEYQIPMRDGTKLFTIVYAPKDASPTNRYPFLMQRTCYSVAPYGPDAYANRLGPSPTLEREKYIFVYQDVRGRYLSEGTWTNMTPNVPDVAAPVASRKAKKASGSSAAGATPDESSDTYDTIEWLLKNVPNHNGRVGQWGISYPGFYTVAGAVDAHPALKASSPQAPVSDFFFDDFHHNGAFIQAYLFTYPVFGIQHPKPTTEHWWASAMINTGTKDGFQWQYDLGPLKNADKFYKDNFFWQETVSHPNYDEFWQKRSILPHLKNIKHAVMTVGGWFDAEDLYGPLNVYKTIEKNNPGTYNTLVMGPFGHGRWSQETGHTLHSNVYFGDSIATFYQRNIEAKFFNHFLKGPGDGKTGLPDAYLFDTGKKEWRTFDKWPVAEAQKQTFALAANGQLASGPGSGSAFSEFVSDPMKPVPYTEDIPTTLGFTPFNYMSEDQRFAARRPDVLVFQTEPLTEDLTLGGEIMARLKVATTGTDADWVVKLIDVYPPDEPNHAYLPNKNITLSNYQQMVRSEVMRGRFRNSFEKPEPFVPGQKTDVTFRLQDVLHTFKKGHRVMIQVQSTWFPLIDRNPQKYVENIFKAEAADFQKATHRVFDDSVVEVQVLK; encoded by the coding sequence ATGAGAACCCAGCTCCTTGCTTTTTTGCTGCTGCTCCTGCTGTTACCGGCCTGCGCCCAGACGTCCTCCCAATCGGTGCGGGACCGTTACCAGAAATACGAATACCAGATTCCGATGCGTGACGGCACGAAGCTGTTCACGATTGTGTACGCCCCGAAAGACGCCTCCCCGACCAACCGCTACCCCTTTCTGATGCAGCGGACGTGTTACAGCGTCGCGCCGTACGGTCCCGACGCCTACGCCAACCGGCTTGGTCCTTCGCCGACGCTGGAGCGCGAGAAGTATATTTTTGTGTATCAGGATGTCCGCGGGCGCTACCTGAGCGAAGGCACCTGGACCAACATGACGCCCAACGTTCCCGACGTTGCCGCCCCCGTGGCTTCGCGGAAGGCTAAAAAGGCTTCCGGAAGCAGCGCTGCTGGGGCCACGCCGGACGAAAGCTCGGACACCTACGACACCATCGAATGGCTGCTGAAAAACGTGCCGAACCACAACGGCCGCGTCGGGCAGTGGGGCATCTCCTACCCTGGGTTTTACACCGTCGCCGGAGCCGTGGACGCCCATCCGGCCCTGAAAGCGTCTTCCCCGCAGGCGCCCGTTTCAGACTTTTTCTTCGACGATTTTCACCACAACGGGGCATTTATCCAGGCGTATCTGTTCACGTATCCCGTTTTCGGCATCCAGCATCCCAAGCCTACTACCGAACACTGGTGGGCATCGGCGATGATCAATACGGGGACCAAAGACGGTTTCCAGTGGCAGTATGACCTCGGCCCGCTGAAAAACGCCGATAAGTTTTACAAGGACAACTTCTTCTGGCAGGAAACCGTCAGCCACCCGAATTACGACGAGTTCTGGCAGAAACGGAGCATTCTGCCGCATCTGAAAAACATCAAACATGCCGTGATGACGGTCGGCGGCTGGTTCGATGCCGAAGACCTGTACGGCCCGCTGAACGTGTACAAAACCATCGAGAAGAACAATCCGGGTACGTACAACACGCTGGTCATGGGGCCGTTCGGCCACGGACGCTGGTCGCAGGAAACGGGCCATACGCTGCACAGCAACGTGTATTTCGGCGACAGCATCGCGACATTTTACCAGCGCAACATCGAAGCGAAGTTTTTTAACCATTTCCTGAAAGGTCCCGGCGACGGCAAAACGGGGCTGCCCGACGCCTACCTGTTCGATACCGGGAAAAAAGAATGGCGCACTTTTGACAAATGGCCCGTCGCCGAAGCACAGAAACAGACGTTTGCCCTCGCGGCCAACGGACAGCTCGCCAGCGGGCCGGGGAGCGGCAGCGCTTTTTCGGAGTTTGTCAGCGACCCGATGAAGCCCGTGCCGTACACCGAAGACATTCCGACCACGCTCGGCTTCACGCCGTTCAATTATATGTCCGAAGACCAGCGTTTTGCGGCCCGCCGCCCCGATGTGCTGGTGTTTCAGACCGAGCCGCTGACCGAAGACCTGACGCTGGGCGGCGAAATAATGGCCCGCCTGAAAGTGGCGACGACCGGCACCGATGCCGACTGGGTCGTAAAGCTCATCGACGTGTACCCGCCCGACGAGCCGAACCATGCCTACCTGCCCAACAAGAACATTACGCTGAGCAACTACCAGCAGATGGTGCGCTCGGAGGTGATGCGCGGCCGTTTCCGCAACTCGTTCGAGAAGCCTGAGCCGTTTGTGCCGGGGCAGAAAACGGACGTGACGTTCCGGTTGCAGGATGTGCTGCATACGTTCAAAAAAGGCCACCGGGTCATGATTCAGGTACAGAGCACGTGGTTCCCGCTCATCGACCGCAATCCGCAGAAGTACGTGGAGAACATCTTTAAGGCCGAAGCCGCCGATTTCCAGAAGGCGACGCACCGGGTGTTCGACGATTCGGTGGTGGAGGTGCAGGTACTGAAATAA
- the amaB gene encoding L-piperidine-6-carboxylate dehydrogenase: MQQFLQKLKTQPVMSGTSTGLAFWHSTDALLDTYSPVDGKLLAQVHPTTAEDYEKVIQTAQEAFLHWRTVPAPKRGEIVRQMGEQLRQYKKELGTLVSYEMGKSLQEGLGEVQEMIDICDFAVGLSRQLYGLTMHSERPAHRMYEQWHPLGLVGIITAFNFPVAVWSWNAMIAWVCGDVCIWKPSEKTPLTALACQQIIKEVLEQNDVPEGVSCLITGGREAGEWLANDERVALVSATGSTRMGKAVAGTVASRMGRYLLELGGNNAIIVTPHADLNVAIPAIVFGAVGTAGQRCTSTRRLIVHESVYDDVRQRLVKAYGQLRIGNPLEEKNHVGPLIDDGAVAAYRQAIFQVKEQGGRMLVDGEVLEGPGFESGCYVRPAIAEMPAQTEIVQHETFAPILYLLSYSTFDEAIALQNGVPQGLSSAVFTLNLREAEQFLSAAGSDCGIANVNIGTSGAEIGGAFGGEKETGGGRESGSDAWKSYMRRQTNTINYGTALPLAQGIRFEL, encoded by the coding sequence ATGCAACAATTCCTTCAGAAACTGAAAACCCAACCCGTAATGTCGGGGACAAGTACGGGTCTGGCGTTCTGGCATTCGACCGATGCTCTCCTGGATACGTATTCCCCCGTTGATGGAAAACTCCTGGCACAGGTTCACCCCACGACCGCCGAAGACTATGAAAAAGTGATTCAGACCGCGCAGGAGGCATTTCTGCACTGGCGGACCGTGCCAGCCCCGAAGCGGGGCGAGATTGTCCGGCAAATGGGGGAGCAGCTCCGGCAGTATAAAAAAGAACTGGGCACGCTCGTTAGCTACGAGATGGGCAAATCGCTGCAGGAAGGGCTGGGCGAAGTCCAGGAAATGATCGATATCTGTGATTTTGCCGTCGGTTTGTCGCGGCAGCTCTACGGCCTGACGATGCATAGCGAGCGGCCGGCGCACCGGATGTACGAGCAGTGGCACCCGCTGGGGCTGGTGGGCATCATCACCGCGTTCAACTTCCCGGTGGCAGTGTGGTCCTGGAATGCCATGATCGCCTGGGTCTGCGGCGACGTCTGCATCTGGAAACCGTCGGAGAAAACGCCGCTGACGGCCCTGGCCTGCCAGCAGATCATTAAGGAAGTGCTGGAGCAGAACGACGTGCCGGAAGGGGTTTCGTGCCTGATTACGGGCGGCCGGGAAGCGGGGGAATGGCTGGCAAATGACGAACGGGTGGCCCTGGTCTCGGCGACCGGCTCGACCCGAATGGGCAAGGCCGTGGCCGGAACCGTCGCCAGCCGGATGGGCCGTTACCTGCTCGAACTGGGCGGCAACAACGCCATCATCGTGACGCCCCATGCCGACCTGAACGTGGCCATCCCGGCCATAGTGTTCGGGGCCGTCGGGACGGCCGGGCAGCGCTGCACGTCTACCCGCCGCCTCATTGTGCACGAATCCGTCTACGACGACGTGCGGCAGCGTCTGGTAAAAGCCTACGGACAGTTGCGCATCGGCAATCCGCTGGAGGAAAAAAATCACGTCGGTCCGCTGATCGACGACGGGGCGGTGGCGGCGTACCGGCAGGCCATTTTTCAGGTAAAGGAACAGGGCGGCCGGATGCTCGTCGATGGCGAAGTGCTGGAAGGCCCCGGTTTTGAATCCGGCTGCTACGTGCGTCCGGCCATTGCCGAAATGCCCGCCCAGACGGAAATCGTGCAGCACGAGACGTTCGCGCCGATTTTGTACCTGCTCAGCTACAGCACGTTTGACGAGGCGATTGCGTTGCAGAACGGCGTTCCGCAGGGCCTGTCCTCCGCCGTTTTCACGCTCAACCTGCGGGAAGCCGAGCAGTTTCTGTCGGCTGCCGGTTCCGACTGCGGCATCGCCAACGTCAACATCGGTACGTCGGGGGCCGAAATCGGCGGCGCGTTCGGCGGCGAAAAGGAAACCGGCGGCGGCCGCGAATCCGGCTCCGACGCCTGGAAATCCTACATGCGCCGCCAGACCAACACCATCAACTACGGCACCGCCCTGCCGCTGGCACAAGGGATCAGGTTTGAATTATGA
- a CDS encoding aldose 1-epimerase gives MPFHLSHSTFGSYTELILENAATGEFFSVIPAHGAMVRQLVLNKADRAVSLLHTPASPEALLADETYASALLFPFPSRIPQGRYTFDDMTHHLPLNEEKQLNAIHGFVAGQPFEVFGQEITEEQAALTFRYVHDGSYVGYPFPFDFRVTYALAADGVFSVQYEVQNTGHLACPAAFGWHPYFTLNAEPVDELTVTLPIAKQILLNSNLLPVGEEPVPHPVTLPLRDRELDAAFVVIDDPDAGATTVVQAPGKGLSLCIWQETGPEKFPYLVVFTHPARDRVAIEPLTSNVNAFNNRQGLLVLEPNGTASGEIRVWLS, from the coding sequence ATGCCTTTCCACCTATCCCATTCCACCTTTGGTTCCTACACGGAGCTTATCCTCGAAAACGCCGCCACCGGCGAATTTTTCAGCGTCATTCCCGCCCACGGGGCGATGGTCCGGCAACTGGTCCTCAACAAGGCCGACCGGGCCGTTTCGCTGCTGCACACCCCGGCTTCGCCCGAGGCGCTGCTGGCCGACGAAACCTACGCCTCGGCCCTGCTCTTTCCGTTCCCGAGCCGGATTCCCCAAGGCCGTTATACGTTTGACGATATGACGCATCACCTGCCGCTAAACGAAGAAAAGCAGCTTAATGCCATCCACGGCTTTGTGGCCGGGCAGCCCTTTGAGGTCTTCGGGCAGGAAATCACCGAGGAGCAGGCGGCCCTCACCTTCCGGTATGTTCACGACGGAAGCTACGTCGGCTACCCGTTTCCGTTCGACTTTCGGGTGACGTACGCGCTGGCGGCCGATGGGGTGTTTTCGGTTCAGTACGAGGTGCAGAATACCGGCCACCTCGCCTGTCCGGCGGCCTTCGGGTGGCATCCGTATTTTACGCTGAACGCCGAACCTGTAGACGAACTGACCGTAACGCTGCCCATTGCCAAACAGATTCTTCTGAACAGCAACCTGCTGCCGGTCGGGGAAGAACCCGTGCCGCATCCGGTCACGCTCCCGCTCCGCGACCGCGAACTGGACGCCGCTTTTGTGGTCATCGACGACCCGGATGCCGGAGCGACGACGGTCGTACAGGCGCCCGGAAAAGGCCTTTCGCTCTGCATCTGGCAGGAAACCGGCCCGGAGAAGTTTCCGTATCTCGTGGTTTTCACGCATCCCGCCCGCGACCGGGTCGCCATCGAACCGCTGACCTCCAACGTCAATGCGTTCAATAACCGCCAGGGCCTGCTGGTGCTCGAACCAAACGGAACCGCCAGCGGGGAGATACGGGTTTGGCTTAGTTAG
- a CDS encoding TIGR02757 family protein: MDELQEFLDAKVAQYNRPAFIEKDPISIPHRFTRRQDIEIMGFWAAVLAWGQRPVILKKAGELIQLMDEAPYDFVRNHEESDLKRFLAFKHRTFNATDALYFLHFFRQYYQQHDSLEDAFDPASTDFSPLSGAAHGQKPVGTVGQSLIAFHDRFCCDPFFPARTRKHIATPARNSSCKRLLMFLRWMVRRDNCGVDFGLWTRLSPADLVMPIDVHVGRVARTLGLLSREQTDWQAALALTDALRPFDPTDPVKYDFALFGLGVEGEL; the protein is encoded by the coding sequence ATTGACGAGTTGCAGGAATTTCTGGACGCCAAAGTGGCCCAGTACAATCGTCCGGCATTTATTGAAAAAGACCCCATCAGCATTCCGCACCGGTTTACGCGTCGGCAGGACATCGAAATCATGGGTTTCTGGGCCGCCGTTCTGGCCTGGGGCCAGCGGCCGGTCATTCTGAAAAAGGCCGGCGAACTGATTCAGCTCATGGACGAAGCGCCGTACGATTTTGTCCGGAACCATGAGGAAAGCGATCTGAAGCGGTTTCTGGCTTTCAAACACCGGACCTTCAACGCCACGGACGCGCTTTATTTTCTCCATTTTTTCCGACAGTATTACCAGCAGCACGATTCGCTGGAAGACGCTTTTGACCCCGCATCCACGGACTTCAGCCCGTTGTCCGGAGCGGCGCACGGGCAAAAGCCCGTGGGTACCGTGGGGCAGTCTCTCATAGCGTTCCACGACCGCTTCTGCTGTGACCCCTTTTTCCCCGCCCGCACCCGCAAGCACATCGCCACGCCCGCCCGCAACTCGTCCTGCAAACGGCTGCTGATGTTTCTGCGGTGGATGGTCCGCCGCGACAACTGCGGCGTGGATTTTGGCCTCTGGACCCGTTTGTCGCCCGCCGACCTGGTGATGCCGATTGACGTGCATGTCGGCCGGGTAGCCCGTACGCTCGGCCTGCTCTCCCGCGAGCAAACCGACTGGCAGGCGGCCCTGGCACTTACGGACGCGCTCCGGCCCTTCGATCCGACCGATCCGGTGAAGTATGATTTTGCCTTGTTTGGGTTGGGAGTGGAGGGAGAACTGTAA
- a CDS encoding LysM peptidoglycan-binding domain-containing protein — protein sequence MKRLLLVLIGATALTTAGATPSPSPVDSIGVEKKDGKLYVLHRVGEGQTLYSLVRRYKTSVQAIRDANPGLTDNVRYDQLVRVPVTSIARRDEKAIEKALKKEEKAIQKENREVAKADKREEKAIQKDVRRTEVASDLKEKQADRIEKREKTADRRPENPNGGIHQVESGQTLYSLANRYGVSMDELRRWNNLSADRVVAGQPLIVSEKAWRERTPSVKNTVAKTTTAPAKPESTQVTPPRVVRPDVSKPASEKSEAARTRPAEEVASADKPRTEAPRPESGRTGEPEASASAEPRVIRPGDTNPLPNAGTNARRISEIGIAELIDQSDNTNKYLALHRTAPIGTLVLVRNAMNNQSIWVKVIGRLPDTSINDRVVIKISARAFEKLSPADRRFRAEVSYLLQ from the coding sequence ATGAAACGACTCCTGCTGGTGTTGATTGGCGCAACGGCCCTTACGACGGCCGGCGCCACCCCGTCCCCGTCCCCTGTTGATTCGATCGGCGTCGAAAAAAAAGACGGAAAGCTTTATGTCCTCCACCGCGTCGGCGAAGGGCAGACACTTTACTCGCTGGTTCGGCGCTACAAAACGTCGGTGCAGGCGATCCGCGACGCCAACCCGGGCCTGACCGATAACGTCCGCTACGACCAGCTCGTCCGTGTCCCGGTGACCAGCATTGCCCGCCGGGATGAAAAGGCGATTGAAAAAGCCCTTAAAAAAGAAGAAAAAGCCATCCAGAAGGAAAATCGCGAAGTCGCGAAAGCCGACAAACGCGAGGAAAAAGCCATTCAGAAAGATGTACGCCGGACGGAAGTGGCGAGCGACCTGAAAGAAAAACAGGCCGACCGGATCGAGAAACGGGAAAAAACCGCGGACCGTCGGCCGGAGAATCCCAACGGCGGCATTCATCAGGTAGAGTCCGGTCAGACGCTGTACAGCCTCGCCAACCGCTACGGCGTTTCGATGGACGAACTGCGCCGCTGGAACAACCTGTCCGCCGACAGGGTGGTGGCCGGTCAGCCGCTCATTGTCAGCGAAAAAGCCTGGCGCGAACGGACGCCTTCGGTCAAAAATACCGTTGCCAAAACGACAACGGCCCCGGCCAAACCCGAATCGACGCAGGTAACGCCCCCGCGGGTCGTCCGCCCCGACGTGTCCAAACCCGCTTCCGAGAAGTCGGAGGCCGCCCGAACCCGCCCCGCCGAAGAAGTAGCCTCGGCCGACAAACCCCGCACCGAAGCCCCCCGTCCGGAAAGCGGGCGGACGGGTGAACCGGAAGCCTCCGCCTCGGCCGAACCGCGCGTTATCCGGCCGGGCGACACCAATCCGCTGCCCAACGCCGGAACCAACGCCCGTCGCATCTCGGAAATCGGCATTGCCGAACTGATCGACCAGAGCGACAACACCAACAAGTACCTCGCCCTGCACCGCACGGCTCCCATCGGGACGCTGGTGCTGGTCCGCAACGCCATGAACAACCAGTCGATCTGGGTCAAAGTAATTGGTCGCCTGCCGGATACGAGCATCAACGACCGCGTCGTCATAAAAATCTCCGCCCGTGCTTTTGAGAAACTTTCCCCCGCCGACCGGCGTTTTCGGGCAGAGGTGAGTTATCTACTACAATGA
- the kdsB gene encoding 3-deoxy-manno-octulosonate cytidylyltransferase — protein sequence MKLLGIIPARHASTRFPAKALADIGGKTMIQRVVEQARKADGLSRVVVATDHPEIFDHVRAFGGEVVLTGTHHQSGTDRCFEALQTLGESFDYVMNIQGDEPFIQPQQIERLASVLDGTTELATLVKRVEDAETLVNTSTPKVVLNARGEALYFSRQTIPFQRDAPPEDWLANHTYYKHIGIYAYRADVLAEITQLPPSSLEKAEALEQLRWLENGYRIRAVVTEFDSHGIDTPDDLRRVAARFLV from the coding sequence GTGAAACTATTGGGAATAATTCCGGCCCGGCATGCTTCGACGCGGTTCCCGGCGAAGGCACTGGCCGATATTGGTGGTAAAACGATGATTCAGCGGGTGGTGGAGCAGGCCCGGAAAGCGGACGGGCTCAGCCGCGTGGTAGTAGCTACCGACCATCCCGAAATTTTTGACCACGTCCGGGCTTTTGGCGGGGAGGTCGTCCTGACAGGCACCCACCACCAGAGCGGCACCGACCGCTGTTTTGAGGCGCTGCAAACCCTCGGGGAATCGTTTGATTACGTAATGAATATCCAGGGCGACGAGCCGTTTATCCAGCCGCAGCAGATCGAACGGCTGGCGTCGGTGCTCGACGGCACGACGGAACTGGCGACGCTGGTGAAAAGGGTGGAGGATGCCGAAACGCTGGTGAATACCAGTACGCCGAAGGTCGTGCTGAACGCCCGGGGCGAGGCTTTGTATTTCAGCCGGCAGACCATTCCGTTTCAGCGGGATGCACCTCCCGAGGACTGGCTGGCGAATCACACCTATTACAAACACATCGGCATTTATGCCTACCGGGCCGACGTGCTGGCCGAAATCACGCAGCTGCCGCCTTCGTCGCTGGAAAAAGCCGAGGCGCTGGAACAGCTCCGCTGGCTGGAAAACGGGTATCGCATCCGGGCCGTTGTGACGGAATTTGACAGCCACGGCATCGACACGCCCGACGATTTACGGCGCGTCGCGGCCCGTTTTCTGGTCTGA